A region of the Patescibacteria group bacterium genome:
GCTGCCGCCGATAATCTCCCCTACGCCCGGCACCAGCAAATCCATGGCCGCCACGGTTTTGCCATCGTCATTGGAACGCATATAAAAAGCTTTTATTTTCGCCGGATAATCCGTGACAAAAACCGGTTTGCCAAATTCTTTTTCCGTCAAGTAGCGCTCATGCTCGGTCTGCAAATCAATCCCCCACTTTACCGGATATTTAAATTTTTCCTTGGCTTTTTTCAATATTTCAATCGCTTCGGTATAAGTCAAACGTTTAAAATCCGACTTTACCACATTGTCCAGGCGCTGGTCCAGGCCTTTATCAATAAATCTGGAAAAAAATTCCATCTCCGCCGAGCAATTCTGCCTAATATAATTTATCAAATATTTTACCATTTCTTCGGCCAGATTCATATTATCCTCCAAATCCGCAAAAGCGATTTCCGGCTCTATCATCCAAAATTCCGCCGCGTGCCGCGCCGTATTGGAATTTTCCGCCCGGAAAGTCGGGCCAAAAGTGTAAATCTTGCGAAAGGCCAAAGCAAAGGCTTCGCCGTTCAATTGCCCGCTTACCGTCAAGTTGGTTTTTTTTCCGAAAAAATCCTGGCTGTAATCAATCTCGCCTTTTTCATCTTTCGGCGGCTTATTTATGTCAAACATGGTCACATTAAACATTTCTCCGGCTCCCTCGCAGTCGCTGCCGGTAATAATCGGGGAATGGAGATGGATAAACCCCCTTTCCTGAAAAAATTTATGAATGGCAAAGGCCAAAACCGAACGCAAACGGAAAACCGCGGAGAAAGTATTGGTTCTTGGCCGCAGATGGGCAACCGTGCGCAGAAATTCAAAAGAATGGCGCTTCTTCTGCAAAGGATAGCCTTCGTCGGTTAAGCTGATAATTTCAACTTTATCCGCCCTTAATTCAAAGGCCTGGCCGGCGGCCGGAGATTTTATCAATTCCCCCTCCGCCGTAATAGCCGAACCGACAGAAATTTTCGTCAATTCTTCGAAATTATTCAGATTATCTTCATAAACAACCTGCAAATTTTTTAAAAAAGTTCCGTCATTCAATTCAATAAAACCGACATTGGGGGAAGACCGCCCGGTCCGAACCCAGCCGGAAACAGAAATTTTTTCCGCCTTAGCCGAATAATGGCCAGCCAAAAATTTTTCCGGTTCCTTATAAATTTGCCTTATCAAAACTTTCTGCATAAACTTTATGTAAAACATTTGCCATACTTTATTTTTAAGAACGAGAAAAATACGATTATCCGGCAAACTCTATAATCTAATTTTAAATTTTAAGTTTTAAATTTTAATTGAATTTTAAATGATAAATTTTAATTGACTATTCACCTTTATTAATTGTCAAAATAATTTTCGAAAATATCAGAGTTAATTCGTTAGCTTCTTTCCATAATATTCTGCACTTATCTTTATGGCCATCATTGGCTTTAGCGATTAATTCCAGCCAATACTTTGTTTCCCTTGCTTCTTTCTTGCAAATACAGATTTTATTCTTAAAATCTTTTCTGGAGGCAGCGCCATTAGCCTCAAAATAATTGGCGCCAATACTGGTCCCCGATCTGACAATTTGGCTTATCAAAGGATTATTTATGATATTTTTTTCTAAAGATTTGGCCAAAAATAATATTTCTTCGCCAAACTTTATTGTTCTACCCTCCAAATTATACGTCATTTAAAATTTAAAATTTGTTATTTAAAATTTCGTCATGCGATCTTAATCCCTATCTCCTTTAATTGCTTCTCGCTTACCTCGCTCGGGCTGTCCATCATCACGTCGCGCGCCTGCCCGTCTTTGGGAAAAGCGTAAATATCGCGGATTGAATCGCAGTCAAGCAGAATCATTAAAAGCCGGTCTAGCCCCGGGGCAAATCCGCCATGCGGCGGACATCCGTAGGAAAAGGCTTTTATCATGTGGCCGAACTTTTTATCCACTTCTTTTTTGGCATAGCCGGCAATGGCAAAAGCCTTATACATAATTTCCGGCTCATGGTTGCGGATCGCGCCGGAGGATATTTCATAGCCGTTGCAGACCAAATCATACTGGTAAGCCAAAATTTCCAAAGGGTTTTTGGATTCCAGGGCCTTCATTCCTCCCTGGGGCATGGAAAAAGGATTGTGGGAAAAATCAATTCTGCCTTCTTCAAGCTCGGAATAATCATACATGGGAAAATCATAAATCCAAACCCAGGCCGTCGTCTTATTGTCTTTCAAACCCAGCTTTTCTCCGCATTCGCCGCGAACCGCGCCCAAAATCTGGCAGGCCGGCCGCCAGGTATCGGCGGAAAAAAATATAATATCGCCGGCTTTGGCTTTAACTTCTTTTACAATTTTTTCCGCCAGTTCCTGCCCCAAAAATTTTACTATTGGCGAATGCAGTTCGCCCTTTTCTTTAATAACCAAATAAGCCAACCCCTTGCCCCCCCTGGCTTTGGCGACTTCGGTTAATTCATCAATTTCCTTGCGGGTAAATTTAGCCCCGCCGTCAACTTTCAGGGCTTGGACGGTTCCGCCGGCTTTCACGGCCTCGGAAAAAACGCTAAATCCGCAACCTTTCACCAGATCTGTGATCTGTGTTATTTCCAGTGGGAACCTTAAGTCCGGCTTATCCGAACCATATTTGCTTATTGCCTCTTTATAAGTTAAACGCGGGAAAGGTTTGGCTAAAATTTTCTTTTTCCCGAATTTCTCCGTTAATTCCACCATCAGCGGCTCAATCGTTTGCCAGATATCTTCCTGCTCCACAAAACTCATTTCCAAGTCAATCTGGTAAAAATCTCCCGGATGCCGGTCAGCCCTCGTATCCTCATCCCGGAAACAGGGCGCGATCTGAAAATATTTATCAACTCCGGCCACCATCAAAAGTTGTTTGAATTGCTGCGGCGCCTGGGGCAAAGCGTAAAATTTCCCCGGATAAAGCCGGGAAGGAACTAAATAATCCCGCGCCCCTTCCGGAGAAGAATTAGCCAGAATCGGAGTCTGCACTTCCAAAAAATCGCGCTTATGGAAATAATCCCTGATATAACTTATAATCTCATCGCGGGTTTTCATTATCGCCTGCAGTTTTGACCGCCGCAAATCCAAAAATCGGTATTCCAAACGCAAAGCTTCGTTCGCCCCCTTGGCTTTGGCTTCGTCAATCTCAAACGGCGGAGTTTTGGATTGGCTTAAAATTTCTAAATTTTCGGCCTCTACTTCAATTTCTCCGGTTGCCATTTTTTTGTTTATCATTTCTTTCGGCCGCTCTACCACCTTGCCTTTCACCTTTATCACCCATTCGCCCCGCAGTTTATAAGCTTCATCCCAAATCGCCTTGTTCCTGTCCGGATTGAAGTTAATTTGGGTCAGGCCGTAGCGGTCGCGCAAATCAATAAAAATAAGGCCGCCGTGATTGCGGTGCCGATGCACCCAGCCGCATAAAACCACGTTTTTGCCTTTGTCTTTTTTAGTTAATTGCCCGCAGGTATGAGTCCTTAGCATATGTTAAAAATATAAAAATATAAAAATAAAATAAAAATTTTCAAAATTAGGTTAAAATACTAAGTAATATTATAGTTTAAATCTTCTTATTTCTGACTTCCCCGTCCCGCCCGCCCCGCTTGTCCCGCTCTTGCGGTGGCTCCTGCGGTGGCCTTGGCGGTGATTACTTCTGACTTAATATTACCTGATTTTTCTAAGATTAGCAAGGGAAACAAGGGGGACTTAAACTAATCCCGCCATCTGTAAAAAACAACAAAAAAAATCCCGCCTTTTACGAAAAGCGGGATTGTTTTTTTCCCGGAGAAGCAAAATTATGCCAAAAAGCCAAATAGCGCGAACTTAAGAAAAATAAACAAATGAGTAAATAATGCCGCCCAAAAGCAACAAAATCAAAGGATAAACGAATGTTTTTTTATCCGGAAAAACTTTTCTGTACATTAACAAAATCAAAATGCCGTCAATGGCCAGCATTATCCCGCCGACAACTCCGATCACCTCAATAAAATTTTTAAAGCCAATCAGATAAAAAAACAAAGGCAGGAAACAAGTAATCGCCCAAGCCGAAATTTTGGTAAATTTCAAATCATACCAAAAAACCTTTTTTAAAGTAAGGCCCAAAGTGATAAAAGAGGTGAAGGTCGTTAAAAGCCCGAAAAGCAGAGCCAGAGAAACTATGCCGTCTCCCAGCACGATTTTTAATCCCGTCAAAGCCGATTCCGTGGTTTGGGGTCCGGTGATGCCAAGAATCAAATAAATGAAAAAAAGATAAATAATTATCGGAATTAAAATGGCGATGGGAATGATTTTCAAAATCCGCTTCTTTTCTTTTCCCAGCATTTCTTCCACCTCCGGAATCAGGGCCGCCCCCCAGATGGAAAAAAGAATAACGCCGTAAGGCAGAAAAGACAAAGACCAATCGGGAGCGGAAAAAAGATTTTCCGCCGCTATAAACGTCCTTCCGCGGAAAAAGATGGCCAGTAAAATTACGAGAAATAAAACCAGGCCCCAGAATTCCACCTTGGCAATGGCTTTTATTCCGGAAAAAATCAAAGCCGACCCGATAATGAAATAAAAAAAAGTGTAAAACTGGGCGTTCCCTCCCAGAATCGGCGAAAGCAGCTCGGCCAAAAATTCTCCCCCCAAAATCAGATAAGCCAAAAGCGCCCCGAAGATGCCGAAAATTGTCGAGATATAAGCGACGGCTTCGCCTTTTTTTCCAAGATAAATCTTGGCAAAGCCGGGAAGGCGTTTGAAGTCCGCCGTTTTTAAAGCCAGTTCCCCGAAAAATAAATGAATCAAAATGACCAAAGCCCCCAAAACCAAAAAATAACCGAGAATTACCCAAAAGCCCAGCTGAAGGGTGATGTAGGGCAGGGCGAAAAGCCCGGCTCCGATAATGGTGCCGGAAAGAGTGGTCACGGCGTAAACCTGTTTGGAAATTTTCATAAATCTTATTGTTAATCTTGAATAATAAAATAACGGAACTTGTATTTTTAAAAACCGCTCTTCGCTTTTCTTTTGTGCCAGTATTTATACAATTCCCCCGCCCATAAAACTAGAGAGGAAAGCAGGACTATCATAAAAAATTCCGGAAGAGACAAAACTTCAAACCCGAATTTCTCCGCCGCCCTTTCCGCAAAAAGAACGGCCGATGTCAGAAAAATGGAAATTGCCAGCCCCGCGACTATGAGTTTGTTGGAGAAAAATCCTATCTTAAAGACGGATTGGGTAAGGGACCTCATATTAAGAACGTTAAAAAGCTGGGTAATAGCCATTACGGCAAAAGCGCCGGTTCTGGCTTTTTCCAGAGAGTCAACCGCCATAAACATTTTAAAAATAAGAATGGTTAAACCGGCCATTATCCCAACCATTAAGAATACAAAGGGAAGTATGTCTTTGGAAAGAATATTTTCTTCTTTTTTTCTCGGCGGCCCGTTCAAAACGTCTTCGTGGCGGGGTTCGCAGGCCAAAGCGACATCGGCAAAGCCGTCGGTTACCAGATTCAAAAAAAGAATGGAGGCGGGCAGAATAATCAAGCGGATTTCTCCCCACAAATAGGCGCCGAGGGCCAGAGAAACTATCAAGGTAACATGTTCGGCAAAATTGGTGCTTACTAAAAATAAGCTGGCTTGCTTGATATTTGTAAAAACCGTTCTCCCTTCCTCAACGGCGTTGATAATGGAAATAAAATTATCATCGGCCAAAACCATTGAGCTGCTTTCTTTCGCCACGTCAGTGCCGATTTGGCCCATGGCAATGCCGATATCGGCTTTCTTCAGGGCCGGCGCGTCGTTAACCCCGTCCCCGGTCATAGCCACAATAAAGCCCTGCTTCTGCAGGCTCTCCAAAATTTTTAGTTTCATCTGCGGGGTCAACCGGGCAAAAACCGAAATATGCTTAGCCGCCTCATCAAATTCTTTTTCGCTTAATTTCTCCAATTCCTTCTGGGTCAAAGCCAAAGGGTATTTTTTCTTCCCTCCATTACCGCTTACCAAACCTATTTCCCTGGCAATGGCCAAAGCGGTTTCCTTGTGGTCTCCGGTTTTCATTATCACTCTGATTTGCGCCTCTTTCGCCTTGGCCATGGCTTCTTTAACCTCGGGCCTTATCGGGTCTTTCATTCCCACCACCCCGACAAAAACAAGATCTTTGGCCAAATCTTCGGTCAATTTTTTTGTTTCCGCGGGAACCGCTTTGTAAGCCAGCCCCAAAACTCTTAAGCCCTTTTTGGCCAGATTTTCCGCTTTTTTCAAAATTTCCTTTTTCTCTTTGGCTTCAAGCCTGCTTTCTTTTTCTTTAAGCCCAAAACCGGAAATTTTCAAAATTTCCTCCGGAGCCCCCACCACATAAATTTGGCTGTTTTTCGCCTTGTCCTTGCTCAAGACGATAAGCGAAGCCCGGTATTTCAATTCCGGGTTAAAAAGCGCGTCGTCAATTCTTTTTTCTTTCTCCAATAAAATTTCTTTTTTAAGCCCGGCTTTTTCAGCTAAAACAACAAGAGCGCCTTCTGTCGGGTCGCCGATAATTTTATAATTTTCTTTCTCGCCTTCGCTTTCTTCCTTAATTAAACTGGCATTATTGCAAAGGGCGGCAATATGCAAAAGTTTTCCCAATTGGGGATTTTCCAAAGGGAAAAAATCCTTTTCTTTCTGGATAAACGAACCTTTCGGCTCCCAGCCCTCCCCGGAGACATTGATTTCTTCCTGATCCGGTAAAAGCGCTTTCTCCACATTCATTGTATTCTGGGTAAGCGTTCCTGTTTTGTCCGTGGCAATCACGTTTGCCACCCCCAGAGTTTCCGTCGCCTGCAAATCCCTGATAATCGCGTTCCTTTTGGCCATTCTGTGGGCCCCTATGGCCAGCACAATCACCAAAACCACCGGCAGCCCCTCCGGAATTCCGGAAACCAAAGCGGCAACCGCGAATCTGAATGTTTGCTCAAATCCAAGATGCCCGGTGAAAAATCCCAAGAAAAAAATCGCGGCCGTTG
Encoded here:
- the asnS gene encoding asparagine--tRNA ligase, coding for MQKVLIRQIYKEPEKFLAGHYSAKAEKISVSGWVRTGRSSPNVGFIELNDGTFLKNLQVVYEDNLNNFEELTKISVGSAITAEGELIKSPAAGQAFELRADKVEIISLTDEGYPLQKKRHSFEFLRTVAHLRPRTNTFSAVFRLRSVLAFAIHKFFQERGFIHLHSPIITGSDCEGAGEMFNVTMFDINKPPKDEKGEIDYSQDFFGKKTNLTVSGQLNGEAFALAFRKIYTFGPTFRAENSNTARHAAEFWMIEPEIAFADLEDNMNLAEEMVKYLINYIRQNCSAEMEFFSRFIDKGLDQRLDNVVKSDFKRLTYTEAIEILKKAKEKFKYPVKWGIDLQTEHERYLTEKEFGKPVFVTDYPAKIKAFYMRSNDDGKTVAAMDLLVPGVGEIIGGSQREERLDILKKKIKDFGLRKEDYEWYFDLRKYGGVKHAGFGLGFERAIMYFTGMANIRDVIPFPRTPKNAEF
- a CDS encoding four helix bundle protein — protein: MEGRTIKFGEEILFLAKSLEKNIINNPLISQIVRSGTSIGANYFEANGAASRKDFKNKICICKKEARETKYWLELIAKANDGHKDKCRILWKEANELTLIFSKIILTINKGE
- the aspS gene encoding aspartate--tRNA ligase — its product is MLRTHTCGQLTKKDKGKNVVLCGWVHRHRNHGGLIFIDLRDRYGLTQINFNPDRNKAIWDEAYKLRGEWVIKVKGKVVERPKEMINKKMATGEIEVEAENLEILSQSKTPPFEIDEAKAKGANEALRLEYRFLDLRRSKLQAIMKTRDEIISYIRDYFHKRDFLEVQTPILANSSPEGARDYLVPSRLYPGKFYALPQAPQQFKQLLMVAGVDKYFQIAPCFRDEDTRADRHPGDFYQIDLEMSFVEQEDIWQTIEPLMVELTEKFGKKKILAKPFPRLTYKEAISKYGSDKPDLRFPLEITQITDLVKGCGFSVFSEAVKAGGTVQALKVDGGAKFTRKEIDELTEVAKARGGKGLAYLVIKEKGELHSPIVKFLGQELAEKIVKEVKAKAGDIIFFSADTWRPACQILGAVRGECGEKLGLKDNKTTAWVWIYDFPMYDYSELEEGRIDFSHNPFSMPQGGMKALESKNPLEILAYQYDLVCNGYEISSGAIRNHEPEIMYKAFAIAGYAKKEVDKKFGHMIKAFSYGCPPHGGFAPGLDRLLMILLDCDSIRDIYAFPKDGQARDVMMDSPSEVSEKQLKEIGIKIA
- a CDS encoding aromatic amino acid transport family protein — protein: MKISKQVYAVTTLSGTIIGAGLFALPYITLQLGFWVILGYFLVLGALVILIHLFFGELALKTADFKRLPGFAKIYLGKKGEAVAYISTIFGIFGALLAYLILGGEFLAELLSPILGGNAQFYTFFYFIIGSALIFSGIKAIAKVEFWGLVLFLVILLAIFFRGRTFIAAENLFSAPDWSLSFLPYGVILFSIWGAALIPEVEEMLGKEKKRILKIIPIAILIPIIIYLFFIYLILGITGPQTTESALTGLKIVLGDGIVSLALLFGLLTTFTSFITLGLTLKKVFWYDLKFTKISAWAITCFLPLFFYLIGFKNFIEVIGVVGGIMLAIDGILILLMYRKVFPDKKTFVYPLILLLLGGIIYSFVYFS
- a CDS encoding cation-transporting P-type ATPase codes for the protein ILAVLLFNAGMGFIQEFKAEKAILALKKMIVLFAKVLREGELLKIPAKELVPGDIIIIEEGDKIPADARLLELKSFRTMEAALTGESLPVTKEIKELAEKTTLADKKNMVWLGTLVAAGQAKAVVVSTGPKTALGQIAKSLERIKTPKTHFKIKANLLAKQMAGIAFATTAAIFFLGFFTGHLGFEQTFRFAVAALVSGIPEGLPVVLVIVLAIGAHRMAKRNAIIRDLQATETLGVANVIATDKTGTLTQNTMNVEKALLPDQEEINVSGEGWEPKGSFIQKEKDFFPLENPQLGKLLHIAALCNNASLIKEESEGEKENYKIIGDPTEGALVVLAEKAGLKKEILLEKEKRIDDALFNPELKYRASLIVLSKDKAKNSQIYVVGAPEEILKISGFGLKEKESRLEAKEKKEILKKAENLAKKGLRVLGLAYKAVPAETKKLTEDLAKDLVFVGVVGMKDPIRPEVKEAMAKAKEAQIRVIMKTGDHKETALAIAREIGLVSGNGGKKKYPLALTQKELEKLSEKEFDEAAKHISVFARLTPQMKLKILESLQKQGFIVAMTGDGVNDAPALKKADIGIAMGQIGTDVAKESSSMVLADDNFISIINAVEEGRTVFTNIKQASLFLVSTNFAEHVTLIVSLALGAYLWGEIRLIILPASILFLNLVTDGFADVALACEPRHEDVLNGPPRKKEENILSKDILPFVFLMVGIMAGLTILIFKMFMAVDSLEKARTGAFAVMAITQLFNVLNMRSLTQSVFKIGFFSNKLIVAGLAISIFLTSAVLFAERAAEKFGFEVLSLPEFFMIVLLSSLVLWAGELYKYWHKRKAKSGF